The following coding sequences lie in one Arachis ipaensis cultivar K30076 chromosome B03, Araip1.1, whole genome shotgun sequence genomic window:
- the LOC107630378 gene encoding uncharacterized protein LOC107630378 isoform X1: MWDITHKKIDESYVNEKAKEIAEKIEAYSSQQAVESTVNSPLDALGVVLGKEHPGRVRGLGMGAVPTIAFKNNTTRISQMNLGSSNDAGTSSTCGPNVQEELDTIKAQLQALVSYIASKEGGKIPVELAGMFHTQQISQGLDQESEIPSPRELGSRSSGASNKEA, encoded by the exons ATGTGGGACATCACTCACAAGAAAATAGATGAAAGTTATGTTAATGAAAAGGCTAAAGAAATAGCG GAGAAGATTGAAGCATATAGCAGTCAACAAGCGGTGGAATCAACCGTTAATTCTCCTCTTGATGCTCTTGGAGTAGTTCTTGGGAAAGAGCATCCTGGTCGTGTTCGAGGTTTAGGCATGGGAGCTGTTCCAACAATTGCTTTCAAGAACAACACTACAAGAATTAGTCAGATGAATTTAGGTTCTTCAAATGATGCTGGCACATCATCTACTTGTGGTCCAAATGTGCAAGAAGAGTTGGATACCATTAAAGCGCAATTGCAAGCACTAGTCTCTTATATTGCTTCTAAGGAAGGAGGTAAAATTCCAGTGGAATTGGCTGGAATGTTTCATACTCAACAAATTTCACAG ggaTTGGATCAAGAGAGTGAGATTCCATCACCAAGAGAGTTAGGAAGTAGGTCTTCTGGAGCGAGCAACAAAGAAGCATGA
- the LOC107630378 gene encoding uncharacterized protein LOC107630378 isoform X2 codes for MWDITHKKIDESYVNEKAKEIAEKIEAYSSQQAVESTVNSPLDALGVVLGKEHPGRVRGLGMGAVPTIAFKNNTTRISQMNLGSSNDAGTSSTCGPNVQEELDTIKAQLQALVSYIASKEGGIGSRE; via the exons ATGTGGGACATCACTCACAAGAAAATAGATGAAAGTTATGTTAATGAAAAGGCTAAAGAAATAGCG GAGAAGATTGAAGCATATAGCAGTCAACAAGCGGTGGAATCAACCGTTAATTCTCCTCTTGATGCTCTTGGAGTAGTTCTTGGGAAAGAGCATCCTGGTCGTGTTCGAGGTTTAGGCATGGGAGCTGTTCCAACAATTGCTTTCAAGAACAACACTACAAGAATTAGTCAGATGAATTTAGGTTCTTCAAATGATGCTGGCACATCATCTACTTGTGGTCCAAATGTGCAAGAAGAGTTGGATACCATTAAAGCGCAATTGCAAGCACTAGTCTCTTATATTGCTTCTAAGGAAGGAG ggaTTGGATCAAGAGAGTGA